The Candidatus Equadaptatus faecalis nucleotide sequence ACCAAGCCCCATCTTAACATAGGAACCATCGGTCACATAGACCACGGTAAGACGACCCTGACGGCGGCAATCACGAAAACGCTTGCCCGTCACAACGGAGCAGACTTTGTCCCGTTCAACATGATAGACAAAGCTCCGGAAGAAAGAGAACGCGGAATAACCATCAACATCGCCCACGTTGAATACCAGACAGAATCAAGACACTACGCCCACATTGACTGCCCGGGACACGCTGA carries:
- the tuf gene encoding elongation factor Tu (EF-Tu; promotes GTP-dependent binding of aminoacyl-tRNA to the A-site of ribosomes during protein biosynthesis; when the tRNA anticodon matches the mRNA codon, GTP hydrolysis results; the inactive EF-Tu-GDP leaves the ribosome and release of GDP is promoted by elongation factor Ts; many prokaryotes have two copies of the gene encoding EF-Tu) — its product is MAKEKFERTKPHLNIGTIGHIDHGKTTLTAAITKTLARHNGADFVPFNMIDKAPEERERGITINIAHVEYQTESRHYAHIDCPGHA